In a single window of the Vitis vinifera cultivar Pinot Noir 40024 chromosome 6, ASM3070453v1 genome:
- the LOC100854476 gene encoding uncharacterized protein LOC100854476 isoform X1 gives MMEALYKKLYEKYTKLKTRKETEIEQLNREQEVKFLTYVSAADELIEHLRNENGKLLEQVAELRSEVASIRSTKDEEYSKYQNILMEENQKNKELSEEIERLRNLQRVGLCYSSKIDKNENGQLSTPGVAQVGRVDTSNASAISMARKRRRRSGPEEKEGASSQSVSGQVVLSRERESAKDLSKETLSSGILVDVQQAGCCRRNIDSSGDDINDTSPASCLFQALVEFLVGMKLSAVREPDGKCISALHQSSGYSFSLTWVNKAAGEEMELLYRVQSLGTFERVAPGWMRDVLMFSTNMCPVFFERVSRVIKLHP, from the exons ATG ATGGAGGCCCTTTACAAGAAGCTCTACGAGAAGTACACTAAACTCAAG ACAAGGAAAGAAACTGAGATCGAGCAGCTCAATCGGGAACAAGAAGTAAAGTTTTTGACTTATGTGTCTG CAGCTGATGAATTGATAGAACACTTgagaaatgaaaatggaaagttGCTTGAACAAGTTGCTGAATTGAGAAGTGAAGTGGCTTCAATCAG GTCCACCAAGGATGAAGAGTATTCCAAgtaccaaaatattttaatggaaGAGAACCAGAAAA ATAAAGAGCTTTCTGAAGAAATTGAGAGGCTACGGAACTTGCAACGGGTGGGACTTTGTTACAGTTCAAAGattgacaaaaatgaaaatggacaGCTGAGCACACCTGGAGTTGCCCAGGTTGGACGAGTAGACACATCGAATGCCTCAGCCATAAGCATGGCAAGAAAACGTAGGAGACGTTCTGGGCCTGAGGAAAAAGAAGGTGCAAGTTCACAATCTGTCAGTGGTCAAGTTGTTCTTTCAAGGGAAAGAGAATCAGCAAAGGACTTATCGAAGGAAACTTTGTCCAGTGGGATTCTTGTCGATGTTCAGCAG GCAGGATGCTGTAGAAGAAACATTGACAGTTCAG GTGATGATATAAATGACACCAGCCCCGCCAGCTGCCTGTTTCAAGCTCTTGTTGAGTTCTTAGTAGGCATGAAATTATCTGCAGTTCGTGAACCTGATGGAAAATGTATTTCAGCACTTCATCAATCAAGTG GTTATTCATTTAGCCTAACATGGGTAAACAAAGCAGCTGGAGAGGAAATGGAGCTGTTATACCGGGTTCAATCCTTGGGGACATTTGAGAGAGTGGCACCAGGGTGGATGAGGGACGTGCTGATGTTCAGCACAAACATGTGCCCGGTCTTCTTTGAGCGGGTGTCTCGTGTAATCAAGCTACATCCCTAG
- the LOC100854476 gene encoding uncharacterized protein LOC100854476 isoform X4 — protein MMEALYKKLYEKYTKLKTRKETEIEQLNREQEVKFLTYVSAADELIEHLRNENGKLLEQVAELRSEVASIRSTKDEEYSKYQNILMEENQKNKELSEEIERLRNLQRVGLCYSSKIDKNENGQLSTPGVAQVGRVDTSNASAISMARKRRRRSGPEEKEGASSQSVSGQVVLSRERESAKDLSKETLSSGILVDVQQAGCCRRNIDSSGDDINDTSPASCLFQALVEFLVGMKLSAVREPDGKCISALHQSSGNSYV, from the exons ATG ATGGAGGCCCTTTACAAGAAGCTCTACGAGAAGTACACTAAACTCAAG ACAAGGAAAGAAACTGAGATCGAGCAGCTCAATCGGGAACAAGAAGTAAAGTTTTTGACTTATGTGTCTG CAGCTGATGAATTGATAGAACACTTgagaaatgaaaatggaaagttGCTTGAACAAGTTGCTGAATTGAGAAGTGAAGTGGCTTCAATCAG GTCCACCAAGGATGAAGAGTATTCCAAgtaccaaaatattttaatggaaGAGAACCAGAAAA ATAAAGAGCTTTCTGAAGAAATTGAGAGGCTACGGAACTTGCAACGGGTGGGACTTTGTTACAGTTCAAAGattgacaaaaatgaaaatggacaGCTGAGCACACCTGGAGTTGCCCAGGTTGGACGAGTAGACACATCGAATGCCTCAGCCATAAGCATGGCAAGAAAACGTAGGAGACGTTCTGGGCCTGAGGAAAAAGAAGGTGCAAGTTCACAATCTGTCAGTGGTCAAGTTGTTCTTTCAAGGGAAAGAGAATCAGCAAAGGACTTATCGAAGGAAACTTTGTCCAGTGGGATTCTTGTCGATGTTCAGCAG GCAGGATGCTGTAGAAGAAACATTGACAGTTCAG GTGATGATATAAATGACACCAGCCCCGCCAGCTGCCTGTTTCAAGCTCTTGTTGAGTTCTTAGTAGGCATGAAATTATCTGCAGTTCGTGAACCTGATGGAAAATGTATTTCAGCACTTCATCAATCAAGTGGTAATTCTTATGTCTAA
- the LOC100854476 gene encoding uncharacterized protein LOC100854476 isoform X2, protein MEALYKKLYEKYTKLKTRKETEIEQLNREQEVKFLTYVSAADELIEHLRNENGKLLEQVAELRSEVASIRSTKDEEYSKYQNILMEENQKNKELSEEIERLRNLQRVGLCYSSKIDKNENGQLSTPGVAQVGRVDTSNASAISMARKRRRRSGPEEKEGASSQSVSGQVVLSRERESAKDLSKETLSSGILVDVQQAGCCRRNIDSSGDDINDTSPASCLFQALVEFLVGMKLSAVREPDGKCISALHQSSGYSFSLTWVNKAAGEEMELLYRVQSLGTFERVAPGWMRDVLMFSTNMCPVFFERVSRVIKLHP, encoded by the exons ATGGAGGCCCTTTACAAGAAGCTCTACGAGAAGTACACTAAACTCAAG ACAAGGAAAGAAACTGAGATCGAGCAGCTCAATCGGGAACAAGAAGTAAAGTTTTTGACTTATGTGTCTG CAGCTGATGAATTGATAGAACACTTgagaaatgaaaatggaaagttGCTTGAACAAGTTGCTGAATTGAGAAGTGAAGTGGCTTCAATCAG GTCCACCAAGGATGAAGAGTATTCCAAgtaccaaaatattttaatggaaGAGAACCAGAAAA ATAAAGAGCTTTCTGAAGAAATTGAGAGGCTACGGAACTTGCAACGGGTGGGACTTTGTTACAGTTCAAAGattgacaaaaatgaaaatggacaGCTGAGCACACCTGGAGTTGCCCAGGTTGGACGAGTAGACACATCGAATGCCTCAGCCATAAGCATGGCAAGAAAACGTAGGAGACGTTCTGGGCCTGAGGAAAAAGAAGGTGCAAGTTCACAATCTGTCAGTGGTCAAGTTGTTCTTTCAAGGGAAAGAGAATCAGCAAAGGACTTATCGAAGGAAACTTTGTCCAGTGGGATTCTTGTCGATGTTCAGCAG GCAGGATGCTGTAGAAGAAACATTGACAGTTCAG GTGATGATATAAATGACACCAGCCCCGCCAGCTGCCTGTTTCAAGCTCTTGTTGAGTTCTTAGTAGGCATGAAATTATCTGCAGTTCGTGAACCTGATGGAAAATGTATTTCAGCACTTCATCAATCAAGTG GTTATTCATTTAGCCTAACATGGGTAAACAAAGCAGCTGGAGAGGAAATGGAGCTGTTATACCGGGTTCAATCCTTGGGGACATTTGAGAGAGTGGCACCAGGGTGGATGAGGGACGTGCTGATGTTCAGCACAAACATGTGCCCGGTCTTCTTTGAGCGGGTGTCTCGTGTAATCAAGCTACATCCCTAG
- the LOC100854476 gene encoding uncharacterized protein LOC100854476 isoform X3 has product MEALYKKLYEKYTKLKTRKETEIEQLNREQEVKFLTYVSADELIEHLRNENGKLLEQVAELRSEVASIRSTKDEEYSKYQNILMEENQKNKELSEEIERLRNLQRVGLCYSSKIDKNENGQLSTPGVAQVGRVDTSNASAISMARKRRRRSGPEEKEGASSQSVSGQVVLSRERESAKDLSKETLSSGILVDVQQAGCCRRNIDSSGDDINDTSPASCLFQALVEFLVGMKLSAVREPDGKCISALHQSSGYSFSLTWVNKAAGEEMELLYRVQSLGTFERVAPGWMRDVLMFSTNMCPVFFERVSRVIKLHP; this is encoded by the exons ATGGAGGCCCTTTACAAGAAGCTCTACGAGAAGTACACTAAACTCAAG ACAAGGAAAGAAACTGAGATCGAGCAGCTCAATCGGGAACAAGAAGTAAAGTTTTTGACTTATGTGTCTG CTGATGAATTGATAGAACACTTgagaaatgaaaatggaaagttGCTTGAACAAGTTGCTGAATTGAGAAGTGAAGTGGCTTCAATCAG GTCCACCAAGGATGAAGAGTATTCCAAgtaccaaaatattttaatggaaGAGAACCAGAAAA ATAAAGAGCTTTCTGAAGAAATTGAGAGGCTACGGAACTTGCAACGGGTGGGACTTTGTTACAGTTCAAAGattgacaaaaatgaaaatggacaGCTGAGCACACCTGGAGTTGCCCAGGTTGGACGAGTAGACACATCGAATGCCTCAGCCATAAGCATGGCAAGAAAACGTAGGAGACGTTCTGGGCCTGAGGAAAAAGAAGGTGCAAGTTCACAATCTGTCAGTGGTCAAGTTGTTCTTTCAAGGGAAAGAGAATCAGCAAAGGACTTATCGAAGGAAACTTTGTCCAGTGGGATTCTTGTCGATGTTCAGCAG GCAGGATGCTGTAGAAGAAACATTGACAGTTCAG GTGATGATATAAATGACACCAGCCCCGCCAGCTGCCTGTTTCAAGCTCTTGTTGAGTTCTTAGTAGGCATGAAATTATCTGCAGTTCGTGAACCTGATGGAAAATGTATTTCAGCACTTCATCAATCAAGTG GTTATTCATTTAGCCTAACATGGGTAAACAAAGCAGCTGGAGAGGAAATGGAGCTGTTATACCGGGTTCAATCCTTGGGGACATTTGAGAGAGTGGCACCAGGGTGGATGAGGGACGTGCTGATGTTCAGCACAAACATGTGCCCGGTCTTCTTTGAGCGGGTGTCTCGTGTAATCAAGCTACATCCCTAG
- the LOC100253300 gene encoding uncharacterized protein LOC100253300 isoform X2, whose protein sequence is MRGRLPNPRSLTNVTRHTLISSSSFSTSSGRGGGRGRGLGGASPFDFASGAPEKTEPTADPNSESSESPFPLGLGHGRGKPPSQPSAPTLPSFSSFASTGIGRGRGRLTAHPTDSVPQQSPDFAPKKPIFFSKEDAADSAPKPQSQLGTTPPEENNLPVSILSALSGGAGRGQPLKQTPAPPKEENRHLRQPRQPVFRSPQQPVAGPPQPRLSREEAVKKAVGILSRGGDGGGDGDGDEGGRGRGFRGRGRGRGRGAQGWMGRGRGRGRGRGRMGDRRGRGGDAQDDYGAGLYLGDNADAEKLSNKIGLEKMSKLDEAFEEMSGRVLPSPIEDAYLDALHTNCLIEFEPEYLMEEFGTNPDIDENPPIPLRDALEKMKPFLMQYEGIQSQEEWEEVMKETMENVPYLKELVDYYSGPDRVTAKKQQEELERVAKTLPETAPNSVKRFTDRAILSLQSNPGWGFDKKCQFMDKLVWEVSQHYK, encoded by the exons ATGAGGGGAAGATTGCCAAACCCTAGGAGTCTTACCAATGTCACCAGACATACCCTAATATCATCCTCTTCCTTCTCCACTTCCTCCGGCCGGGGAGGGGGCCGGGGCCGCGGCCTCGGCGGAGCTTCCCCCTTCGATTTCGCTTCCGGCGCCCCAGAAAAAACCGAACCCACCGCTGATCCCAACTCCGAGTCATCTGAATCGCCATTTCCATTGGGACTCGGCCATGGCCGTGGAAAACCGCCCTCCCAACCTTCTGCTCCAACCCTACCTTCATTTTCCTCTTTCGCGTCCACTGGCATTGGGCGTGGTCGTGGGCGGCTCACCGCTCACCCAACTGACTCAGTTCCTCAACAGTCCCCTGATTTTGCACCCAAAAAGCCTATCTTTTTCAGCAAAGAAGATGCCGCAGATTCGGCACCAAAACCCCAATCTCAACTCGGTACAACCCCGCCGGAAGAAAACAATCTTCCGGTGAGCATACTTTCGGCGCTATCTGGTGGTGCTGGGCGTGGACAGCCACTGAAGCAAACACCAGCGCCGCCCAAAGAAGAGAACCGGCACCTCCGGCAGCCGCGGCAGCCGGTCTTCAGGTCGCCGCAGCAGCCGGTCGCTGGGCCGCCGCAGCCAAGATTGAGCCGGGAAGAGGCGGTGAAGAAGGCGGTGGGGATTTTGTCGCGCGGTGGTGATGGCGGTGGCGATGGCGATGGCGATGAAGGCGGAAGAGGAAGAGGTTTCAGAGGGAGAGGTCGTGGGCGGGGCAGAGGGGCACAGGGTTGGATGGgaagagggagagggagagggagagggagagggagaatGGGTGATCGGAGAGGTCGTGGAGGTGATGCCCAGGATGACTACGGGGCTGGGCTCTACCTTGGAGACAATGCTGATGCTGAGAAATTGAGTAATAAGATTGGGTTGGAGAAAATGAGTAAATTGGATGAAGCATTTGAGGAGATGAGTGGTAGAGTGTTGCCTTCACCAATTGAGGATGCTTATTTGGATGCTCTCCATACCAATTGTTTG ATAGAGTTTGAGCCTGAGTACTTGATGGAGGAGTTCGGTACTAATCCGGATATCGATGAGAACCCTCCTATTCCTCTGCGGGATGCACTCGAGAAGATGAAGCCGTTCCTGATGCAGTATGAGGGAATTCAGAGTCAAGAAGAGTGGGAG GAAGTCATGAAGGAAACAATGGAAAACGTTCCATATCTGAAAGAACTTGTAGATTACTACAGTGGACCTGATAGAGTAACTGCAAAGAAACAACAAGAAGAGTTAGAAAGAGTTGCAAAAACTCTACCAGAAACTGCACCTAATTCAGTGAAGCGGTTCACTGATCGTGCCATTCTTTCTCTCCAG AGCAACCCTGGCTGGGGATTTGACAAGAAATGCCAGTTCATGGATAAGCTAGTGTGGGAGGTTTCACAGCATTacaaataa
- the LOC100253300 gene encoding uncharacterized protein LOC100253300 isoform X1 — protein MRGRLPNPRSLTNVTRHTLISSSSFSTSSGRGGGRGRGLGGASPFDFASGAPEKTEPTADPNSESSESPFPLGLGHGRGKPPSQPSAPTLPSFSSFASTGIGRGRGRLTAHPTDSVPQQSPDFAPKKPIFFSKEDAADSAPKPQSQLGTTPPEENNLPVSILSALSGGAGRGQPLKQTPAPPKEENRHLRQPRQPVFRSPQQPVAGPPQPRLSREEAVKKAVGILSRGGDGGGDGDGDEGGRGRGFRGRGRGRGRGAQGWMGRGRGRGRGRGRMGDRRGRGGDAQDDYGAGLYLGDNADAEKLSNKIGLEKMSKLDEAFEEMSGRVLPSPIEDAYLDALHTNCLIEFEPEYLMEEFGTNPDIDENPPIPLRDALEKMKPFLMQYEGIQSQEEWEEVMKETMENVPYLKELVDYYSGPDRVTAKKQQEELERVAKTLPETAPNSVKRFTDRAILSLQVFTSPHYFLFFMHNVYSGVCLKNGKTDIPSQTCLTMFVQKTVVGPVCIHTLCAIHFETISSQMDYV, from the exons ATGAGGGGAAGATTGCCAAACCCTAGGAGTCTTACCAATGTCACCAGACATACCCTAATATCATCCTCTTCCTTCTCCACTTCCTCCGGCCGGGGAGGGGGCCGGGGCCGCGGCCTCGGCGGAGCTTCCCCCTTCGATTTCGCTTCCGGCGCCCCAGAAAAAACCGAACCCACCGCTGATCCCAACTCCGAGTCATCTGAATCGCCATTTCCATTGGGACTCGGCCATGGCCGTGGAAAACCGCCCTCCCAACCTTCTGCTCCAACCCTACCTTCATTTTCCTCTTTCGCGTCCACTGGCATTGGGCGTGGTCGTGGGCGGCTCACCGCTCACCCAACTGACTCAGTTCCTCAACAGTCCCCTGATTTTGCACCCAAAAAGCCTATCTTTTTCAGCAAAGAAGATGCCGCAGATTCGGCACCAAAACCCCAATCTCAACTCGGTACAACCCCGCCGGAAGAAAACAATCTTCCGGTGAGCATACTTTCGGCGCTATCTGGTGGTGCTGGGCGTGGACAGCCACTGAAGCAAACACCAGCGCCGCCCAAAGAAGAGAACCGGCACCTCCGGCAGCCGCGGCAGCCGGTCTTCAGGTCGCCGCAGCAGCCGGTCGCTGGGCCGCCGCAGCCAAGATTGAGCCGGGAAGAGGCGGTGAAGAAGGCGGTGGGGATTTTGTCGCGCGGTGGTGATGGCGGTGGCGATGGCGATGGCGATGAAGGCGGAAGAGGAAGAGGTTTCAGAGGGAGAGGTCGTGGGCGGGGCAGAGGGGCACAGGGTTGGATGGgaagagggagagggagagggagagggagagggagaatGGGTGATCGGAGAGGTCGTGGAGGTGATGCCCAGGATGACTACGGGGCTGGGCTCTACCTTGGAGACAATGCTGATGCTGAGAAATTGAGTAATAAGATTGGGTTGGAGAAAATGAGTAAATTGGATGAAGCATTTGAGGAGATGAGTGGTAGAGTGTTGCCTTCACCAATTGAGGATGCTTATTTGGATGCTCTCCATACCAATTGTTTG ATAGAGTTTGAGCCTGAGTACTTGATGGAGGAGTTCGGTACTAATCCGGATATCGATGAGAACCCTCCTATTCCTCTGCGGGATGCACTCGAGAAGATGAAGCCGTTCCTGATGCAGTATGAGGGAATTCAGAGTCAAGAAGAGTGGGAG GAAGTCATGAAGGAAACAATGGAAAACGTTCCATATCTGAAAGAACTTGTAGATTACTACAGTGGACCTGATAGAGTAACTGCAAAGAAACAACAAGAAGAGTTAGAAAGAGTTGCAAAAACTCTACCAGAAACTGCACCTAATTCAGTGAAGCGGTTCACTGATCGTGCCATTCTTTCTCTCCAGGTTTTTACTTctcctcattattttttattttttatgcataATGTGTATAGTGGAGTGTGCTTGAAGAATGGGAAAACAGATATACCGTCTCAAACTTGTCTCACTATGTTTGTCCAAAAGACTGTGGTAGGTCCAGTTTGCATCCATACTTTGTGTGCTATACATTTTGAGACCATATCTTCACAAATGGACTATGTTTAG